cctgCAACTACGCAGAAAGGCGagaataaagcaacaaaaactaaatataataattacacTGTTTCGGACAACATAATTAACACCAGCGAgagcaacgacaacaacaaagtcGAATCAAGCACACCATCATTGGTAACTAATGTAAAAATGGTTGACGGCGTCCGATGTGAATATGATATTAACAAAATCATAATGCCCCaaatgaaagtaaataaatataaatatattcgtcAGATCGACGTCAATGGTACACAAAGTTCCTGCAATGTAGCATCAATTACTGGGCAAAATAATGCAATTACAGGGAATCCATTAGAATTGTATAAAGTCAGCCATTTTCATGAAATACCCGGTCATCAGGTCTCTGGGAAGAGGCTGGTAAAGCGTAGTATCCGTGTCCAACAGAAATTTAACAGGAGCAAACAAGAATACATTGCACCCACAGAATCATATGTAAAAATAGATTCATATCTCATGCGAAACCAATATCGCaaagttaattttaaaagtGTTGGATCAGTAAGAAGATCAATCGTGACAACTTCGCCTGGAATATCAAGTGATAACTCGTTGCCCTCATCCCCGTCGTCGCCGCCGATGCAGCCAGCAGTGGTTAATCAATATCATCTGGTGCGTTGCTGGCAAGACAACTCAGAACTGAAACCGACACAAAATGAGTTATTAGAGTCCTTGCCAATGGCAAATGAGCGACTGAATACTGGACGAAAGGCTTGTAACTCATTTATTATCACAAAATCCACTAGAGCCACTGTTGCGACAGATGTTATCGATTAGCCTTAAAGCTCTGCTACGACCACCAGCTGTTAGACAGGAATTTCAATTAGCAAAATGCTGGTAAATGACAGAATTAGACGTGACAGATTACATTATTATTGATTTCTAAAAGTTACTTTAACCAATTTACTATTTTAAGAGCTCTAATACtgtgtaaacaaaaattatcaagcAGAAAAGATATTTAAGAGTTAATAATGAGGTTATAGTAGGTAAAggaataaattagaaaataaagaaCATAACATCAGAACAAAATTTCCAACGTGCAGTAATTCAGGAAATATGAAAGTAGTACATTCGTGCATACATCTTAATAAAGAGAACCTATTATACTACCACTAAAACTAGTATgaataagaagaaaatatttccaGATGCCACGATGCGTTTAAGGTGAAACAGAAACAGgaagattatatacatatattgttttgaTAACATAACTACCTATATCACTAATTTGACGAAGTTAATTGAGgcgtttatattaaaaaaaatatgtgtttttattcatattttattaaaactcaaCTAGTGTGTGTTGGCATTTCGTCGTCGGAAATTGGCGAATGGAAGGTCATGTTCTAGTGCATCATCATTaataactataaatatttctattaacgCAAACTTGCTTATTATCTATTatattttgttacttttgtaAGATACATAAATATTCGTTTCTAATTGAAGAGTGTTAACAAAATTGTAAATCTTAGTCTAATTGAATTAtctgaaatttgtttttgtaacagtAAAGAAACCAACTTAAATCTGCAGAAGACCGTTGAAATTTCACAACTACAATaaaataatgtacatacatgtaagaGAATATATGGATCGtccttttttctgttttttcccTTTTCTGACTTCTTATGTacaaggaaaaacaaaaattatgattaGGTATAAATGGGGCTTTAATatcgtaattatttttttactttgaatgCGACTGTTTTAAATGTTGCTCAAAAATAGTTATGCACCGCTTTCAGCGATACGGTTCGTGAATTGAAAAACATTATTTCCTGGTGTTGTTTTAACGAcagaaaacatttctgaagtATTTTCGAGACATTTTGCGGACAGTTTTCGGTCGGATAAAAGACTGAGTCCGTTCCGATTAGACCCAACTGTCGTGGAAACGGAATATTTCTGTTATggtgaaaataatttacaagtATTGTCAGTGTAGATACGGCATTATAAACATAACTAGCAACAGTGTGATTCAAAAtcccaattttaattttattgaatatatgtatcaaaaaataaaaaacttgaaaaaaaatgtatttcatttcaaactattgttattagttaaatatttcatttctgcTCAACTGCAACAGTTCTTTGTGAAATGCAATGCAGCTTTGCGCAGCAATTTGTAATtgttaacataaaatttaaatttgagatTGATACGGTCAAATTTTTCCGCAACAGATGTAAGTAATTTTACCAAAGAATAAGATAAATGAGTCTTTTATGCTTTTactaaaatgatttaaaaaaaaatttattagattaaaaaacttaatttattacttcatttaataAACGCATTGCGCCCAATTAAAGCTCAAGTGTGGCATTATTAATTAATGTTCCCctttttgaaagtaaaaacaattttcacttacataaatttttacatatgcTCGATATACAATATTAACACCCAATTcgagaaaatacaatttttatatgaaaaaaatttaaaaagagatTTCTTTCTGTACCAGATTTGTGGTACCACAAAGGAATACAAATGGTAATGGGCAAAACTGCAACACTCTTCCatagttgtttgtgtgtgtCACTCGTGAGGAGCATTGACTCATtcgccatttttatttttttccatttgtcTTTTTTGGGTGTTGCTGCAgacgaaaacttaaaaaatcgcTAAAAATGGTGAGAATATAcagaaaaacaaagcaaaattaattaaaaacttatttttatcgCGTAAAGATCAAATATGTCTATAGTGTAACTGATTTCTTTGGTTTACTGAATAGTAAAATGTTGTAAATAACGCCGGGTGTTTCTCAATAAAATAGACGCATTGCCTAAGGCGTTTAGCATGAGGAATCACTATTGGTCTGGATGCACGTGCACATTTCAGTATCCATATATTGATGGTTACTGATTGCAGTTCCATAATTTCgtaattttaatgtaatttagtttttgaatttgttttatgTTACCTTAAATTACtggttaaatttttatttgaagtttctgGAAGTTTGCTTCGGTGTTACGAAAAATAGAACTAATGGgtatctaaaaatataaaaagcgaatgataattttcataatattgtTCACCATAAttccaattaaataaaatgactATCTTACAAGAGAGTTTAAGTTTTGCACCTTGTGCTCGAAAAGTAGGGTTATAATGTAATGAATGATATTATATGTTGAATTTTTATAAGTTGcgaagaaaactttttttaaaaatgtttattattttattttaaggaaaTGTCTTTAAATCCTGTGCGCGTGCTTAAGAGCGAGGCGCAAGAAGAAAAGGCTGAAATGGCTCGCCTGTCATCTTTTATAGGAGCTATTGCTATCGGTGATCTTGTAAAAAGCACTTTGGGACCAAAAGGTATGGACAAGATTTTGGTAGCGCATGGTCGCAATGCTGGCCAAGTTGAAGTTACAAATGATGGTGCCACGATATTACGCGCTGTGGGAGTAGATAATCCAGCTGCTAAAATATTGGTAGACATGTCGCGTGTGCAAGACCAAGAAGTTGGAGATGGTACTACTTCAGTTACCGTGCTTGCTGCTGAGCTTTTACGGGAAGCCGAAAAATTAGTGGAACAAAAATTGCACCCACAAATTATCATTGCCGGTTGGCGTTTGGCTACCCAGGTGGCACGTGAAGCTCTTACACAAGCTTCTCAAGACAATTCAGCCAATGATGTCAAGTTTAAAGAAGATCTACTAAATATTGCGCGGACAACATTATCGtcaaaaattttacatcaaCATAaagagtttttttcaaaattagctgTGGACGCGGTTCTGCGACTTAAAGGCTCTGGAGAATTGCATGCAATTCAAATAATAAAGAAGACCGGCGGCACATTGGATGACTCATTTTTAGATGATGGTTTTCTATTAGACAAAAAACCAGGAGTACATCAACCACAACGAGTaggttttatttatgtttataactaaaaaatgtaagaaagaTGTTCTTCATCAACGCGTTAAAACGGTTGTGAATTATGTTGCAATAGTAAGCCATATCACAGCCATTTTGACGAGTTTGATGCTGCAGCAATGCCATCATATTAATATAcaatgtaattaaatattatcaaCCTTTAAAGTTCatgttaatatataataaaaaattcatacaCAAACAGATTGAAAAGGCGAAAATTCTAATTGCGAATACACCTATGGACACTGATAAGATCAAAGTATTCGGAAGTACTATCAAGGTAGACTCTTTGGCGAAAATTGCCGATTTGGAATTGGCCGAAAAAGAGAAGATGAAGGATAAGGTGCAGAAAATCTTGAACCACAATTGTAACGTGTTCATTAATCGTCAACTTATTTACAACTACCCTGAGCAATTGTTTGCGGATGCCGGCGTTATGGCTATTGAGCATGCTGATTTCGATGGAATCGAACGTTTAGCTCTTGTTACTGGTGGTGAAATCGTTTCCACTTTTGACAACCCTTCGCTGGTCAAATTAGGTGAATGCGACGTCATCGAACAGGTAATGATTGGTGAGGACACACTTTTGCGTTTTAGTGGAGTGAAATTGGGCGAAGCTTGTACAGTTGTGATACGTGGTGCAACGCAACAAATCATCGATGAAGCTGATCGGTCATTGCATGATGCCCTATGTGTTCTAGCTGCTACTGTAAAGGAATCGCGCATTGTATATGGTGGCGGTTGTTCAGAAGCTCTAATGGCTAATGCCGTTTTCAAAAAGGCTGGAGAAACCCCAGGAAAAGAAGCAATTGCAATGGAAGCATTTGCCAGTAAGTACTTTTTTGAATTCTTTCTTTTCAAACATATAATtccaaatactaaaaataaaccATTTGCAGGAGCTTTGTTGGCCCTGCCAACAGCTATTGCCGACAATGCCGGTTATGATTCAGCACAACTGGTATCAGAATTACGTGCTGCCCACGCACAAGGTAAATCAGCCATTGGCTTGGATATGGAAAAGGGTAAAGTAGGTGATATGAAAGAACTGGGAATTACAGAGTCTTTCGCTGTTAAACGTCAGGTATTAATGTCCGCATCAGAGGCAGCTGAAATGATATTACGCGTGGACGATATCATAAGATGTGCCCCAAGACGGCGTGTTCCTGACCGTGGTTACTGTTagattaagttttttattattgtattaaaatacttGCTTAAGCAAAGTAAAACTATGTACTCCTTATCTGTTCAAATTATTTCATTCTACAAACAAagcgtaaaaaaaattattaatatctgTCCCCAATGCTGTCCGCTCTAATCCATTCTCCAGAAATTCGAAACATTGTACAGTTGACAGCTCTTGTTTCCGCACTTGTATCTCACTATATTAAAAATactgatttttaaaataaatctgtTAATActggaaattaataaaaataaatctgttttaatatttttgcaaaaaaaactttattcaataaatccactaaaacaagaaaaatatcaaTACAATTATGGTGTCATACGGGCGTTCCGCTCCTGCTGGAAATACGTCGAAAGAAATAACTCTAAAAATTATCTTACGATGGTTCGGCACtataaacaaatttgttgtcgaatatatatgtatatatataataggttGCAGTTagttaaaaattgtttagatcttAAATTCAAAGTCACGAACattaatgcacatacatatttgtgcgTCCGAAATAAGAGAACTAACTGCCGCGTATTAAGCCTTACTAATAGGTAGGTAACTCCTGCAGTTAGACCAAATTAGTAGAATAGCCTTTAGCGCAACCATTTAGGATATTACACATTCCATTTCTCCATGCTTTGGCACACAGTCCAGAACAAGAGCAACTGCACGAGCCATATATGTCATAGTGCCATAGCTACCACTGGGTGCACTGAGAGCGTGTtatgataaaaatataattaattagttAGTATAGCAATttgattatttgttgtttttataatacAATCTTACCTATCGTATAAATGTTGACAGATATATGCTGCACCTCCACATAAGAGCATACCGGAAGCTGCCTGCTGGTCCTTGCCCTCTTTGGATTTGGCACAACATAGCATAGCATCACCTTGCACTTTACGTTGATCTTCTAGAAACAGTTGATTGGCTTTGTGAACCAAATGTTCAACATAGATAATACCGCCCAGAGAGGGTACCATATTATGTTCTGTCATAAGTGTGAGCACCATAAGGGCTTCCACCACCAATTGTCTATATTCTGGTTGTGGAATTTGATTAAGTGCCGTTTCTACTTCTAAAGCAAATTTCAATTCGCCGGTTGTCATTTCTTGTGTCAAACTCTGCGGTAATATGCGTCCTTCGATTGCCAATCCTTGGCATTTTTCAAGCACACTCCAGACGCGAGAATAGAAATCACGTGGTACCCGATTCAGTGCACCATCCAAGCGGCGGCGTCTTAACCATTGACCTTGACGATCATCGATTGTTGCTATAAGTGCATCATCTCCCTCTTGATCGCCCAAACCTATTTGACTCTTCTTGCTGACACGACTTGATTTACAGCTTACGATTGAGAGATTTCCACGTGCAACTGGATTAatgaaaaaacaatatttgttaaTTGGAACGTCAACATTACATATTATTTAGTCATGGAATGACTCACCACTGCTCACAGCAAATTCTTTTCCGCTCAGTATGTGATAGAGCAAGTTCTTCATTTCAAATGGCGACAGGTTGAGCAAATGTTCCGAGGCTGCCTCACCGTCACAATTAAGTGTACGTGATAACTCCTTGGCCATTACCTGAATAATAAGCCCTACGCGCAGGCGCAACATTTCATGAAATAGTTGTGGTTCGGTGCGTATAAACATAGCTAGATACACCATTAATTCCTGCGTCAACATCGCAGTACTTTCATCATCACCATAAGTCTGGACACAATATtgataaatagtaaaaaaaataatccacaaaatGGTTTGAGCATGTTCAACTTACATCGTGGATCAGTTGACGTAACTCAATCTCTGGTAAAGGTGCAGTAATTGTATATTCATTGTTGGGTGGCATTCCTACAGTGACctaagattttaataaaaaatgtcaaaatgttTCATCCAGTTTCAATCATACTTaaacgagtacatatgtatgtactcacatatatgtatacatgcatatgcataaaTTTACCTGCTTCTGTCGCACCAACAGATCGGTTACGGCCTTGGCAAGATCCTCGACACGTTTTCCAAGCATTCCGGCTGTGTGGCGCACAAGGCCCCAAAGTTTCTGTTGACAAGCTTTTTCGTAGAGGCCTTTAAGGAGATCCCGCACAGTGACGACGCGACCTTCCTCCAACATCCCTTGAGTGGGAAGAAGTGAAGAATTAGTAAGAGTAGTGTCAATGATAACCGTGGGTAGAAGTTCTGTATTGTCGCATAGCTCGCCCTTTATGACTGAAGCAATAGCAATGGCCTCATCCGCATCTTCCTGCTCAACgtcttttataaataattacacacgcacacatagatgtacgtacatacaaacGTTGATGGAGAAACATTAGGCACATAAATGCTCGTGAAAATACAGAAACAAAAAGGGACGTGGCCATTACAATGCGGGtagtatataataattatttaatttttggaaattaattagAAGTATGTACACAGAAGTGGaaaatatgcatgtatatttttaaaaacaaatatttcaaattacgTAAAATccattaaagttgaaaaatcattttgaaatatcattggTAATCAGGGATTGTTACATGCAGTGAATGAACGcacatttataaacaaaaatacatatatacatataaacatagagaaaaattaaaacaaaagagaGAAATATAAGAAGAATTGATTAGACGGAAGTAtacgcaaaatttttaattacagttcagtatttattattatttgtaaaccttgtataaattaacataaaaatttgttttgctcgtatggagtttttaatatttgtattgcTGCTGGAATTTTAATTGTCAAGCATTCAATAAGTAAACAACTGTGATTTAAGAGTTTTGCGAATGTAAATGGTTAACAAAATTTCGAAGAGtgaataactaaaaaaaattatagatatattccttttttttagtttaaaaccCTAGGCTAGTTTCAGATACCGAGGTGTGCTTTGGAAGTTTTTTTCGCTTTTGAAATCACAAAGttcaatattataattattgatCTTCTCGAAAACTAGCCTAGGTTATCTTTATCAAATAGTACacaattttaatgatattttttctgaacgaaaaattaaattaaattatttcggTGAATTGGataattatatatgtgtgtatatgtatgcaaatgcaTTTACTTAGGTgccgaaattaaaaaatataacttaccGGAATCTTTATTCCTCAAACCTAAGCCAGctaatgaataaaattttcacaaagaGAGAAATTAAGAAGTAGAAATCAATGCACGTTTTCAGAAAAAAGTAGACAACATCAATTTGAAATAGGCAATAATCGAGATAAAGTTTAATATAGAGGGAGTTGGACCACGAGTTTAGATGAATACGGGATAGGGTGGAATAAGGATAAACTGCGAGTAACACATCACttctataataatttattttaggaatatttgaatgtgtgtatgtatatgtaaaatatgtgtgcatgtgagcGGGAACACTTTTAATCATTTTGCAAGTCattcaatacatatgtatgtatgtatgtatgcaagtaaaCGTTACTGCACTTACCAGTATTGAAGTCCAACCCCTGTGTGTCGACCAAATATTGCAAAATGTCTCCTTGTTCTTCCAGATTCTCCGTTTCACGCAACATTGCAATTAATTCCTCTACTTCTGTGTCGGCAAAATTAGTGTCCGTGCGATGGCGTTGAACAAGAATTTTCGGTATAGCTTGTACTAATGATCGTACAGGGttcatatttacaaattataaCGTCAAACCAAAacaatgaaattataataagaaataaaaatatgaaaatcgaatgaaaataaaacagttataacatataatattaatacataataataaacaaacttAAGACGAAACTAGTATTCGACAATGCAACCACTTTATCAGTAAAATATCTGCACATATATTGCAAATGTtgttaattacaaatattacaaTAACTCATCATTTCATCGACTGACACATCTATGAATGATCCAACATAATTGGTTAAATTGAACCATTGCATTCTCGGACACCTTGCACTAAAAATGAAACTAAAACCACTACTAACTTTCTTGTTGTCTTGTAAACTCACTGCGGCGTTCAATGGCCGAACGATTATGATGTGGATCAATGGGGTAGATATTTTCACGAATCAATGGATCCACTGTGAGGGTGGGACCTTCTTCTGgtgttgttgcaaaaacactgaTATTATTAGCCTTATTTGGCTGTAACCATGGTGGCGGAATCACCGATGATAAACGTCTTTCCGTTAATGGTGTCGGACCTTCCATACCCAAATTATCAGCTATAAAAGTAAGTAATAGAGAATGAACAATTCATAATAAGACTGTTTATTATTGTATACTTACAATCGACATTAATTGAACGGGTTTTTTTAATAGCACCCTTGCAAGACATACGCCTGCGTAATTGACGTGGCCGCAAATGTGCGCCATGTAGTTTCATCATGCCGCGATGGCTAAATGAGCGCAACAAGTGCTCGTCCAAATATGCCTGTACGTCGGGATTTAAACGATCTGGATAACCATCTTCTGTGCTTCCCAAAAAGCTTAGATCGGTGATGGCGGACGTATTTAAGAAGTCCTTGAGGTTGCCCAGCATAACTCGAGTGCCATTAATATATCCAGACTTAAGCTTACGCATTGTTTGGATCATAGCCAGTGGTATTTTATCTTGATCTGTGCGAAATATTACAGTTATTATTGTATATAGAACTTTTTCGGATAATAACAATAACTTTAACGAAAAATAGCTATAATcctattaatatatattaatcaAGTTTCTACTATTATGTAATTATTGACAAATGTTCATGAAAATTGCGATTAAAATACATACTCTCAATAGGATGAATCATACCATACCTATTTCAAGATAGTATTTTGATAagttatatacatttacataataaatattaatgaatgtGTTATTTAAAAAGTCAACTTACAATACAATTAAAGTTAGTATTAATCGCATAACAGATTTGGTATGGTTTTGCTTAAATGTGGTATTGGTATTGTGTATATGTAGGTACGTACTTGTGCATATTTACATGTGCAATATTTCATAAATACAGAGTTAAACAATTTAGTTTCAAAAGTATGAAAAAGATATGCAAAGAAAAGTTACGGCAGAAACTAGGAAAAATTTggtcattttataaatttcattttaagcgttcttcatataaaaattatttctaactacaaaagcaaaacatttctaaatatatttgtggcattagttatttaaataaataatttaccaCCAAATTACAATGACtagctcatatacatatgtatatgtattagaCTGTGTGTGTGCGGATGTTAGCTATGCAAGCTAGAGTTTAATTCTAGAAGAAGCTCGCATATGACATTCTTACATgtagtttatatttatatataatatatgtacatatgtaaaagaggTG
The DNA window shown above is from Bactrocera tryoni isolate S06 chromosome 4, CSIRO_BtryS06_freeze2, whole genome shotgun sequence and carries:
- the LOC120773472 gene encoding T-complex protein 1 subunit beta; its protein translation is MEMSLNPVRVLKSEAQEEKAEMARLSSFIGAIAIGDLVKSTLGPKGMDKILVAHGRNAGQVEVTNDGATILRAVGVDNPAAKILVDMSRVQDQEVGDGTTSVTVLAAELLREAEKLVEQKLHPQIIIAGWRLATQVAREALTQASQDNSANDVKFKEDLLNIARTTLSSKILHQHKEFFSKLAVDAVLRLKGSGELHAIQIIKKTGGTLDDSFLDDGFLLDKKPGVHQPQRIEKAKILIANTPMDTDKIKVFGSTIKVDSLAKIADLELAEKEKMKDKVQKILNHNCNVFINRQLIYNYPEQLFADAGVMAIEHADFDGIERLALVTGGEIVSTFDNPSLVKLGECDVIEQVMIGEDTLLRFSGVKLGEACTVVIRGATQQIIDEADRSLHDALCVLAATVKESRIVYGGGCSEALMANAVFKKAGETPGKEAIAMEAFARALLALPTAIADNAGYDSAQLVSELRAAHAQGKSAIGLDMEKGKVGDMKELGITESFAVKRQVLMSASEAAEMILRVDDIIRCAPRRRVPDRGYC